The following are encoded in a window of Leptodactylus fuscus isolate aLepFus1 chromosome 9, aLepFus1.hap2, whole genome shotgun sequence genomic DNA:
- the MCM2 gene encoding DNA replication licensing factor MCM2: MADSSESFNIATSPRSGSRRLDALTSSPGRDLPPFEDESEGILGDEGLPVDEEDDGEELIGDGMERDYRPISELDVYEAEGLDDDEDIENLTASQREAAEQAMRQRDRELGRDLGRMRRGLLYDSDEEEEDRPARKRRLAERAAEGILDEDEEMIESIENLEDMKGYSVREWVSMAATRLEIYHRFKNFLRTHVDEHGHNVFKEKISDMCKDNKESLVVNYEDLAAREHVLAYFLPEAPAEMLKIFDEAAKEVVLVMYPKYDRIAREIHVRISHLPLVEELRSLRQLHLNQLIRTSGVVTCCTGVLPQLSMVKYNCNKCNFILGPFFQSQNQEVKPGSCPECQSLGPFEINMEETVYQNYQRITIQESPGKVAAGRLPRSKDAILLADLVDSCKPGDEIELTGIYHNNYDGSLNTANGFPVFATVILANHITKKDDKVAVGELTDEDVKAIVALSKDERIGEKIFASIAPSIYGHEDIKRGLALALFGGEPKNPGGKHKVRGDINVLLCGDPGTAKSQFLKYVEKVASRAVFTTGQGASAVGLTAYVQRHPVTKEWTLEAGALVLADRGVCLIDEFDKMNDQDRTSIHEAMEQQSISISKAGIVTSLQARCTVIAAANPIGGRYDPSLTFSENVDLTEPIVSRFDVLCVVRDTVDPVQDEMLARFVVGSHIKHHPSNKDVVNGDGEEQVLPNTFGVDPLPQEVLKKYIIYAKEKVHPKLNQMDQDKVAKMYSDLRKESMATGSIPITVRHIESMIRMAEAHARMHLRDYVVEDDVNMAIRVMLESFIDTQKFSVMRSMRKTFARYLAFRRDNNELLLFILKQLVAEQVTYQRNRYGAQQDAIEVSEKDLVDKARQINIHNLSAFYDSELFKLNRFTHDVKKKLIVQQF; the protein is encoded by the exons ATGGCG GATTCCTCAGAATCATTTAATATTGCCACCAGCCCCAGGAGCGGCTCCAGACGCCTTGATGCCCTCACGTCCAGCCCAGGGCGAGATCTTCCTCCCTTTGAGGATGAGTCTGAAGGTATCCTGGGAGATGAAGGTCTTCCAGTGGACGAGGAGGACGATGGGGAGGAGCTGATCGGAGACGGCATGGAAAG GGATTATCGTCCGATTTCTGAGCTGGATGTGTACGAGGCCGAAGGTTTGGACGATGATGAGGATATTGAGAATCTTACAGCCAGTCAGAGAGAAGCGGCAGAGCAGGCCATGAGACAACGGGACCGAGAATTGGGCCGGGACTTGGGGCGTATGCGCAGAGGGCTACTATATG ACAgcgatgaggaggaggaagaccgcCCAGCCCGTAAACGTAGACTGGCCGAGCGTGCCGCAGAAGGCATTCTGGACGAGGATGAAGAGATGATTGAAAGCATTGAAAACCTGGAAGACATGAAAGGTTACTCGGTGAGAGAGTGGGTGTCAATGGCGGCGACACGCTTGGAGATCTACCATCGCTTCAAAAACTTCCTGAGGACCCATGTGGATGAGCACGGACACAATGTCTTCAAGGAGAAGATCAGTGACATGTGCAAAG ACAACAAGGAGAGCCTGGTGGTGAACTACGAGGACCTGGCTGCCAGGGAGCACGTCTTGGCTTATTTCCTCCCAGAAGCCCCCGCTGAAATGTTAAAAATTTTTGATGAAGCCGCCAAGGAGGTTGTTCTGGTCATGTACCCCAAATATGACCGCATTGCCCGTGAAATCCACGTGCGCATCTCTCACCTCCCGCTGGTAGAAGAGCTGCGATCCCTCAG GCAGCTGCATCTGAACCAGCTGATCCGTACCAGTGGCGTGGTGACCTGCTGTACGGGGGTCCTGCCGCAGCTCAGCATGGTGAAGTACAACTGTAACAAGTGCAACTTTATCCTGGGGCCCTTCTTCCAGTCTCAGAACCAGGAGGTGAAGCCGGGATCCTGTCCTGAGTGTCAGTCCCTGGGACCATTTGAAATCAATATGGAAGAG ACTGTATACCAGAACTATCAGCGTATCACCATACAGGAGAGCCCGGGTAAAGTGGCAGCTGGCAGGCTTCCTCGCTCCAAAGACGCCATCCTTCTTGCTGATTTGGTGGACAGCTGCAAACCAGGAGATGAAATA GAACTCACCGGTATTTACCACAACAACTACGATGGATCTCTCAACACAGCCAACGGTTTCCCGGTCTTCGCCACCGTTATTCTTGCCAATCACATCACTAAGAAAGATGACAAAGTGGCTGTGGGAGAACTGACCGATGAAGATGTCAAGGCCATTGTGGCTCTGTCCAAAGATGAGCGGATTGGAGAAAAG atttttgctaGTATTGCTCCATCCATCTACGGACACGAAGATATCAAGAGAGGCCTTGCTCTTGCTTTATTTGGAGGGGAACCAAAGAACCCAG GTGGTAAGCACAAAGTCCGTGGGGACATCAATGTCTTGCTATGTGGTGACCCAGGTACAGCAAAATCCCAATTTCTGAAATATGTGGAGAAAGTTGCAAGCAGAGCTGTGTTCACAACTGGCCAGGGAGCTTCCGCTGTGGGGTTGACGGCCTACGTCCAGCGCCATCCAGTGACCAAGGAGTGGACGCTAGAAGCGGGAGCTCTGGTCTTGGCCGACAGAGGAGTGTGCCTGATCGATGAGTTTGATAAG ATGAATGACCAAGACAGAACAAGTATCCATGAAGCCATGGAGCAGCAGAGTATCTCCATCTCCAAGGCCGGCATTGTCACCTCCCTTCAGGCTCGCTGCACCGTTATTGCTGCTGCTAATCCCATTG gagggCGCTACGATCCATCACTAACGTTTTCTGAGAATGTGGATCTGACCGAGCCCATTGTGTCTCGATTTGACGTTCTCTGTGTGGTGAGAGACACCGTGGACCCTGTACAG GACGAAATGCTGGCCAGGTTTGTGGTCGGTAGCCATATTAAACATCATCCAAGCAACAAAGATGTTGTAAATGGAGATGGAGAAGAACAAGTTCTGCCCAATACATTTGGTGTGGATCCACTGCCTCAGGAAGTGCTGAAGAAATACATCATATACGCCAAGGAAAAGGTCCACCCGAAACTGAATCAGATGGATCAGGATAAAGTGGCAAAAATGTACAGTGATCTCAGGAAAGAGTCCATG GCAACAGGCAGTATCCCAATTACTGTACGACACATCGAATCAATGATTCGTATGGCAGAGGCACATGCACGAATGCATCTGAGGGATTACGTGGTGGAGGATGACGTTAACATGGCCATAAGAGTCATGCTGGAGAGTTTCATCGACACACAGAAATTCAGTGTTATGCGAAGCATGAGAAAG ACATTTGCCCGATACTTGGCATTCAGAAGAGACAACAATGAATTGCTACTCTTCATACTAAAGCAGCTGGTGGCTGAACAAGTGACCTACCAGAGGAACAGATATGGTGCCCAGCAGGATGCCATCGAGGTGTCTGAGAAAGACCTTGTAGATAAG GCTCGGCAGATTAATATCCACAACCTGTCTGCATTTTACGACAGCGAATTGTTCAAGCTGAACAGGTTCACACACGATGTGAAGAAGAAACTCATCGTCCAGCAGTTCTGA
- the TPRA1 gene encoding transmembrane protein adipocyte-associated 1 — MFSETPNSSVTNITSSPFTASPYVTSMLPATTPGNVITPHVCLVILYEDIGSSRVRYWDLLLLIPNVLFFVFLLWKLPSARAKIRVTSSPIFTTFYILVFVVALVGITRAIVSMTVSSSSAATVTDKVLWEITRFFLLAIELSVIILGLAFGHLESKSSIKRVLAITAVLSLGYSVTQGTLEILYPDSHLSAEDFNIYGHGGRHFWLVSSCFFFLVYTLVSILPKTPLRDRISLPSRKSFYVYAIILAVLNLVQGVGSALLCANVINGLCLVDVTTFLYFSLFAPLMYVAFLKSFFGSEPKILFSYKSQVDEPDDTDVHLPHPYAVARKEGSDSGFYSSTQIDTAAYLDDVASMPHVGSINSIDSDRWKAINA; from the exons ATGTTTTCAGAGACTCCAAACAGCTCAGTCACCAACATCACGTCGTCGCCCTTCACGGCCTCGCCGTATGTGACATCAATGCTGCCAGCGACGACCCCTGGAAATGTTATTACACCCCATGTGTGCCTGGTAATCCTGTATGAGGACATCGGGAGCTCCAG GGTGAGGTATTGGGACCTCTTGCTTCTAATTCCCAATGTCCTCTTCTTCGTGTTCCTGCTGTGGAAGTTACCGTCTGCCAGAGCTAAAATAAGAGTCACATCAAGTCCGATCTTCACCACTTTCTATATCTTG GTCTTTGTAGTGGCCCTGGTGGGAATCACAAGAGCAATTGTGTCCATGACTGTCAGTTCATCTAGTGCAGCCACGGTCACTGACAAG GTTTTGTGGGAGATCACCCGATTCTTCTTGCTGGCCATAGAACTGAGTGTTATCATCCTGGGTCTGGCTTTTG GTCATCTTGAAAGTAAGTCCAGTATAAAGCGGGTGTTGGCGATCACGGCCGTCCTGTCACTTGGTTATTCTGTAACGCAG GGTaccctggaaatcctgtacccagACTCCCATCTCTCAGCCGAGGACTTTAACATCTACGGACATGGCGGCAGGCACTTCTGGCTCGTTAGCTCTTGCTTTTTCTTCTTG GTGTATACATTGGTGTCTATACTCCCAAAAACCCCACTAAGAGACCGCATCTCTCTACCAT CAAGGAAAAGTTTCTATGTATATGCAATAATCCTGGCTGTCCTGAATTTGGTGCAAGGAGTTGGCAGTGCCCTGTTGTGTGCGAACGTTATCAATGGGCTGTG CCTCGTGGACGTCACCACATTCCTATACTTCAGCCTGTTCGCTCCGCTCATGTATGTGGCGTTCCTGAAAAGCTTCTTTGG ATCCGAGCCCAAAATTCTTTTCTCCTACAAATCTCAAGTGGATGAGCCAGATGACACAGACGTCCACCTCCCGCATCCCTACGCCGTAGCGAGGAAAGAAGGCTCAGACTCTGGGTTTTACTCCAGCACTCAGATCGACACGGCGGCCTATCTAGATGACGTGGCCTCCATGCCGCACGTTGGGAGCATTAACAGCATTGACAGCGACCGCTGGAAAGCTATAAACGCCTGA